DNA from Desulfobotulus pelophilus:
TGCAATCTGCTCGTAGGTCATGTTGTCTTTTCGGAGTTTTTCGATGAGTTTCAGAATATATTTACGGCTGGTTTTCCGTACGTCATCTTCGCTTGTACCGAGTTCGGGAATCTGTCCGTCCTTACGGTCGGATCGTTCCGAAAGGGTTGCAGCTGGTGCGGGTGCCGGTGCAGGGGCTGGTGTGGCAATGGTCTCCATCAGCCTTTCGAGGCTGTCCGCAAGGCGCTCCAGAGCCTCTGCCTTCCGTTCCTCCGCTTCCGCTCTGCGGTCTTCCATAAAAAGGCGGTCCCTCTGGGTCTCCACAAAGGCTTCCAGGGTGCCGACCAGGGTCTGCATGGTTTCTTCCCGAACGACCGGAGCCGCATGGGGAGGCGTTCGGGGGGTTCGGCGATCCTGGCCGCTCCGTCTTTCCGAATGTCCGGTGCCGGGTGGGGTATCGTAATTACCCTTGGGTGGTTTGTTGAAGCGGCGTTCTTTCGCCGCAGTCTGGTTCCGTAAATTCTGAAGAAAATCATTCATGGAAAATCCTGTTCAAAGCTCGCTCTCTGGCGATAAAAAAATGATATCCATCGGTAAAATGGAGAGGTAAAAAAACGTATGGTGTGAAATGTCCAGAAATTCCAATATAAGAATTTATTGCTAGGTTCATTGATATATCAGATGAAAGGGGATGTCAATTGGCCTTGACAGCTGTATGGGTGCTTTTTTCCATAAAAATTGGGGGAGAAGCAGCTCATGCTGCTTCTCCCCCGTTGGGTTTTATGATTTTTTCCCTTTGTGTTTAGAAACGATAGGTAAAGGTTATGCCGGCACCCAGAAGGTGGCCGTCTGCCCTGGCGTGAACCCTTGGGTCGTTCAGCCCCGCAACCTCAAAGGCTTTATTGAGGTTCACGGATTCGCCGCCCACCTGTCGGGTCTGTTCTATGGCCGTATACTGCAGTATGGTGTCGATGGTCATGTTCTGGCCAATGTTGAATCCCGCACCAAAGGAGTAGGTCTTTTTATCCGCGTCGGGCCACATGGTGTCCAGGGTTCTGTCCGGAATAGGGGAAGGATCATAGAAGTAACCGGCCCGCAGGGTGAGAAGATCGTTTACGATGAACTCACCGCCGAAGCGGAGCTGTCGTGTGTTTTCCCATCGGCGCTGGGAGCTGATCTCATTTATACCGTAAGTATCAAACAGAGAGCCTGCAGCGATGTGTGTCAGAGGCTCTACCTGGTGCTGGTTGATGGACCATTCCGTCCATACCATGTCCATCTGGAGGGAAACACGGTCATGGGGGGTATAGCGTACCCCTGCCTGTACCTGCTGGGGATGGTTGTAGTCCAGGGTTGTTTTGGCGACTTTACGGCCATTTTCAAATACATCACCTTCAAAATCCGCATCCGTCTCGCTGCGGTAGGTCAGGCCCAGAGTCACCGTATCCGTAGGCCGGTACATAACACCCAGATTAAAGGAGTAGTTGACATCGTCTTTCAGTTCCACCTTTATGTGCTGGTAGCTCCCTCCGTTGGGTCCCAGTGCAGGGTTCGGTACCCATCTCATTACTTCGGCACCGGATTCGGACATGCCAACGGAAACGCCGAAGCCCAGAGAAAGCCGCTCATTTACCTTGTAGGCTACGGTGGGATTGATGACCTTGCGGTTGTAATAGGAGTGGTAGGAGCTGCGGGCCAGTGGATTAACGGCCGGGTCTTTGGGAAATTCCACTTCAAGGCCAAAGGGTGCATACACGCCCACGCCAAAGGCAATACGATCTGTTATGGGCATGGCAAAACCCAGGTGGGGAGCGATGAGCAGGGGGGCGTCATCGGAAACGGATGCCTGATTGTCAAAGGTGGGCGTGTTCGGTGCCTGGAGATCGAAGCCTGCAAGTGGATGATTGGCAGCCGCTCCTTCTACATAAATATTTTTCAGCTTGATGGAAGGATCAATGAGGTGCACCCCTGCGGCCAGAGTTGGCCGGTCAATCTGAGTCAGTCCGGCGGGGTTGTAATACACGGCAAAGGGGTCATCGGCATAGGCACTGTACGCACCGCCCATGGCGGCGGCCTTGGCCCCGATACCGAAGGTGTCAACGCAGCCGGCATGGGCCACTCCTGCACCGAAAGTAAGGGCTGCTGCCAGACAGAACAACTTCTTTTTCATGAATGCCTCCTTGGTGGTTGAAACGTGAACAATCCCTTGGTGTGTGGACCGTTTGTTGTCGGGATCTCCCGGATCAGATGGTATGCAAAGATTTTTTTTGCATACACAGGTCTGGCAAGAGAACTCGAATTGACCAAATGTTCATCTGTTGGCGCTTGGAATAAGGATTGTGAAAAGCGAACGGTGTTTCACATGTAGCGGAGAGAAGATGCGAAGTCAAGAAAAAATACAGGGTCCGGAAGGAAAAGAAAGGGGCCCCAAGGCCCCTTAAGGGTGTACTCAGCGGAAAAGAGCGCAGGTCACAAAGCGGGTTTCCGGAGAAAGGGAGAGGTCTCCACCACCTTTTACAACAGCCAGTATGACTTTAGCCGGTTCTTCTTTGCTTGCAGGAAGTAGAATAAAGTCGGCAATATAGCCATCAAGCTCCGGTGTTTCAGCCGCTATTTCCATTTCATATCCGTTCCACGAAAGGAGGTGGAGGCTTCCCGTGCGAAAGATACGAAGGCGCTGGAAAAGACGACCCGCTGCCTCCACATTGCGCAGAACCAAAAGGCTTTCCGTACCGTCCGGATCGGCAAGAATCCGGGTGCGACCGGTAAAATAGTGGCGACTGCTGGAAGCTTCCCGTCCGCTTTTTTCCGCATAATCCATGGAAACGGGAAGGCCGGCATAGGCAAGGCGACTTTCCCAGAAGGATTCCTTTTTGTCGGAGAGGAGGGATAGGGTGCCGTTATCCGCTATATACAGATAGTCGTTCAGGCTGTTGCCCCGTATGCGCAGGGGAATAGCGTCAAAAAGATGGACTTCCGGATGGCTGCTTTCGCTGAGGAGTATCCGGTTGTTGCCGAGCCGGGCTTCTGCCACAGGACCGGAAAAAAGTTCGTCCCGGAAGCCCCGCATGCGGGTGAGCATAACGGCTTCGCCCAGTCTGTTGCGGCTTTTGACAAAAAAACGATTTTCCGGTCCGGCAACGGAGCGCAAATTTCCTTTTTCATATACCAGCACCTGAGATCGCATTCTCTGGGTGTTGGGGTTAATGGCCGTGAGCCAGATTTCCGCACGGCCATCTCCGCTGGTATCCATGACATCCATGCGCAGGGCATTTTCGTGGGCGGGCAGCGTAAGGGATGCAAGGGTTGTCTGAAGGTCGGGGTCCATGACGCGGATATCCCTTCTATCCACAAGAACGATTTCCCTTTTACCATCTCCCGTAAGATCTCCGCTGTCCATGGAAAGGACAGAGCCTTTTTCGGGAGCTGTCATGTGGATGACCTCAAAGGAGGGGCCGGACTGGCCTTTCTGCCGGGCAGCGGGAAGGGGCAGGGCCTGTGCCGGTACGGGGGGTCTTTCCGTGAAAAAAGTCAGAACCGCATCTCCGAAAGTGGTGATTTCCGGTAGTACATCTCCCTCATCTGTTGTGCTGTTTCTGCGGGAAAGGGCTACCTTATCCGTGGCAAGATGAATGAGGGCCAGATCGGTCACCATGGTACCGCCAAAGGCTGTGAGGCGGGTACGGATTTCAAAATCTGCCTCGTCGGGATTCCGGGCCAGCCTGCCCGCTGCGGCCATCTGGGCATCCAGCAGCGAGGTGATGCCATGGCCGAGAAACTGCAGATCTCCGGAAGCATGGACGGTTGTGGGGGCAATGCGCAGGGTTTCGGCTGCATGGAGAGAGGAAGATGCCATACTAAGGAAGCAGGCGAGGTAAAGGAAAAGGTTGACGGGGCGGCGCATGATGAATAACTCCTTTGTTGGCGGGGAATGGTCTGCAAGCACTGTCCGGAAACGATGTCCCCATTTCTATAAGAGATTTTTGGTTTTTATGCAAAGGGTCGCATAAAAAAAACGCTGTTTTGAAAAACTGTGTTGACTTATCTTTTCCGCAGATGGTAATCATAGACCTGTATTTTTCTGACAAGGAGAAGGGTCAGGCCTTGCGGAAAACAAAAAGAGGAAGTTCATTTACCGTACTTTTCAAGGAGAATGCCCATGAAAAAGTTGTTTGTTTCCGCCGTTGCGGGTTTGGCCATGCTTGGTCTTGCCCTGCCGGCAGCAGCCATGGATCATGAGTTTGGCGGTTATT
Protein-coding regions in this window:
- a CDS encoding OmpP1/FadL family transporter — its product is MKKKLFCLAAALTFGAGVAHAGCVDTFGIGAKAAAMGGAYSAYADDPFAVYYNPAGLTQIDRPTLAAGVHLIDPSIKLKNIYVEGAAANHPLAGFDLQAPNTPTFDNQASVSDDAPLLIAPHLGFAMPITDRIAFGVGVYAPFGLEVEFPKDPAVNPLARSSYHSYYNRKVINPTVAYKVNERLSLGFGVSVGMSESGAEVMRWVPNPALGPNGGSYQHIKVELKDDVNYSFNLGVMYRPTDTVTLGLTYRSETDADFEGDVFENGRKVAKTTLDYNHPQQVQAGVRYTPHDRVSLQMDMVWTEWSINQHQVEPLTHIAAGSLFDTYGINEISSQRRWENTRQLRFGGEFIVNDLLTLRAGYFYDPSPIPDRTLDTMWPDADKKTYSFGAGFNIGQNMTIDTILQYTAIEQTRQVGGESVNLNKAFEVAGLNDPRVHARADGHLLGAGITFTYRF